In one Aythya fuligula isolate bAytFul2 chromosome 12, bAytFul2.pri, whole genome shotgun sequence genomic region, the following are encoded:
- the KATNB1 gene encoding katanin p80 WD40 repeat-containing subunit B1 translates to MAAPVSTKAAWKLQEITAHSSNVSSLVLGKSSGRLLATGGDDCRVNIWSVNKPNCIMSLTGHTSPIESLQININEELIVAGSQSGSIRVWDLEAAKILRTLFGHKANICSLDFHPFGSFVASGSLDTNIKLWDVRRKGCVFRYKGHTQAVRCLRFSPDGKWLASAADDHTVKLWDLAAGKMMFEFTGHAGPVNVVEFHPNEYLLASGSSDRTVRFWDLEKFQVVSCIEEEATPVRCVLFNPDGCCLYSGFQDSLRVYGWEPERCFDVVLVNWGKVADLSICNNQLIGVSYAQSTVSSFVVDLSRVTKSGSVPHGLIRDDKPLMQPTPTGSSLRRIYDRPSTSCSKPQRVKHNSESERRSPSSEDDRDEKESKAEIQNPEDYKEIFQPKNAISRTPPRNSEPFPAPPEDEPVTAKEAVKPNQAVEVQTPLPKQEFPDQIQRPPIASSTPVTRAELSVIPAARNEPIGLKATDFLPAVKNQSQTELVDEEAVSQIRKGHETMCVVLTSRHKNLDTVRAVWSTGDIKNSVDSAVAINDLSVVVDLLNIVNQKASLWKLDLCTVVLPQIEKLLQSKYESYVQTGCTSLKLILQRFLPLITDMLAAPPSVGVDITREERLHKCKLCYKQLKNISNIVKNKSGLSGRHGSAFRELHLLMAVLE, encoded by the exons ATGGCGGCGCCCGTCAGCACCAAGGCGGCCTGGAAGCTGC AAGAGAtcacagctcacagcagcaaTGTGTCCTCGCTAGTCCTGGGGAAGAGTTCAGGCCGGCTTCTGGCAACCGGAGGAGATGACTGTCGAGTCAACATATGGTCAGTTAACAAGCCCAACTGCATCATG agctTGACAGGGCACACGTCACCCATTGAGAGTCTACAGATCAATATAAACGAGGAACTCATTGTTGCAGGGTCCCAGTCAGGGTCCATTCGCGTTTGGGACCTGGAAGCTGCCAAAA TTCTTCGTACATTATTTGGTCACAAAGCGAACATTTGCAGCCTTGATTTCCATCCTTTCGGAAGTTTTGTAGCATCTGGCTCTTTGGACACAAACATTAAG CTCTGGGATGtaagaagaaaaggctgtgtCTTCAGGTATAAG GGTCACACTCAAGCAGTTAGATGTCTCCGATTTAGTCCTGATGGCAAATGGCTAGCCTCTGCTGCTGATGATCATACTGTAAAG CTGTGGGATCTGGCTGCTGGGAAGATGATGTTTGAGTTTACAGGACATGCTGGCCCAGTGAACGTTGTAGAATTCCATCCAAATGAATACCTTTTGGCTTCTGGCAGCTCTGACAG GACTGTTCGATTCTGGGACTTGGAGAAGTTTCAAGTTGTGAGCTGCATTGAAGAAGAGGCTACTCCCGTCAG GTGTGTTCTTTTCAACCCAGATGGCTGCTGTTTGTATAGTGGTTTCCAGGATTCACTGCGTGTATATGGGTGGGAGCCTGAGCGCTGTTTTGATGTGGTCTTGGTGAACTGGGGAAAAGTAGCTGATTTATCTATCTGCAACAACCAGCTG ATAGGAGTTTCCTATGCGCAAAGCACAGTTTCTTCCTTCGTTGTGGATCTCAGCAGAGTCACAAAGTCAGGTTCGGTTCCTCATGGGCTGATCAGGGATGACAAGCCTCTCATGCAGCCCACCCCCACAGGGTCCTCCCTCCGCCGTATCTATGACAGGCCCTCAACTAGCTGCAGCAAGCCACAAAG AGTGAAGCACAACTCAGAAAGCGAGAGGCGCAGTCCCAGCAGTGAAGATGACCGGGATGAGAAGGAATCAAAGGCTGAGATCCAGAACCCAGAGGATTACAAAGAGATCTTCCAGCCCAAGAATGCCATCT ctCGAACTCCTCCACGAAACAGTGAACCTTTTCCAGCCCCCCCTGAAGATG AGCCTGTAACTGCAAAGGAAGCAGTGAAGCCTAACCAAGCTGTGGAAGTCCAGACCCCGTTGCCAAAGCAGGAATTC CCTGATCAAATTCAGAGGCCACCAATTGCCTCCTCAACTCCTGTgaccagagcagagctgtcagTGATTCCTGCAGCCAGGAATGAACCCATTGGCCTGAAAGCCACTGACTTTCTACCA GCTGTGAAAAACCAAAGCCAGACTGAGCTTGTGGATGAGGAAGCCGTGTCCCAAATCAGGAAAGGCCATGAGACCATGTGTGTGGTGCTCACCAGCCGCCACAAGAATCTGGACACTGTGCGGGCTGTATGGAGCACCGGTGACATCAAG AACTCTGTGGACTCTGCTGTAGCAATCAATGATCTGTCTGTTGTTGTGGACCTCTTGAACATTGTCAACCAAAAAGC gtcTCTCTGGAAGTTAGATCTGTGCACTGTAGTCCTGCCTCAGATAGAAAAACTACTCCAAAGTAAATATGAAAG ttacGTTCAGACTGGCTGCACCTCCTTGAAACTCATTCTCCAGAGATTCCTGCCACTGATCACAGACATGCTTGCTGCACCACCTTCGGTTGGAGTAGACATCACCAGAGAGGAAAG GCTCCATAAATGCAAGCTGTGCTACAAGCAGCTGAAGAACATCAGCAACATTGTCAAGAACAAGTCAGGGCTCAGTGGCCGCCATGGTAGTGCCTTCCGGGAACTGCATCTCCTCATGGCTGTCCTGGAGTGA
- the DRC7 gene encoding dynein regulatory complex subunit 7: MALPISSGLVNDDDPIHSLDGTPSGNSVCNNPASWPGGGRMEVLEENEEEERREEELMKALEISDELHDIETKLSVDQVCVPSDVSDFDWSSIDISQLPSSYKTNSPREKKLLRIADHYLQQYIHLCPDRKPLFLYPVNECGVKKFVSTTVRPTLLPYTELYHWDGCASFVCDYLTMEPLKSPLTPPSSLYSPTTILKYQRGNCFDFSVLLCSMLIGAGYDAYCVNGYATQDICSLDETLEVCPLLRKPPEVPKEITKKPNKYRVKSSPDLQSKFELQQEAKKKAETEATHKNKERGEEKVMEVEKPTRDPLCGLRVHAWVLVLSGKREVPEPFFINPFTGNSHSTMDEHFLGIESVWNHKNYWVNMQDCRNGCKDLIFDLGDTVRWEIMLSETDKPLQMLLDAEEENELFDRNMDDIEDEEEEEKDTSFAMPPTWVAPIQISPREFETRCSQGKKVIMYKKAKLEKWAPYLNKNGLVKRLTVYADLRCTEVVEVKEWFKNREDMLDMREFNKKTQLTTEYFSPGHLLGLKVHIYKSMEPETERVMEFYNESRVDGLQKRAENATEIKEYFVGRDDFKYFQHTEFGKRGKKISVAGTRTDINSRPIVQMKECFHRNLEKPADEDVAERVFLITEEMIQLTYHLKDKYITASKKEFFKPTENYRKQSEIMTPEMCITYQAGSSVKDNKLLHLYKLLQELTEEEKQLKQQVRQSEAEVLNILKIRENEEADIKLTVSIYDTERNEKRRQQYEAMKNAMEDEFPVHEKQDLDYLAPFLIQIGYPEKMTKGQALRLRDDCLTDFKNRLIAKANIIQARFEKEVEELKKKNQQFQENQSQLSREEEAAFLADYSETMFRIHILALRLNREKQTAPQKYLALEEKLRKDPRLAVYLSYD, from the exons ATGGCCCTTCCGATTAGCTCAGGGCTGGTGAATGATGATGACCCAATTCACAGCCTTGATGGGACCCCAAGCGGGAACAGCGTCTGCAACAACCCTGCATCA TGGCCAGGAGGAGGCAGAATGGAGGTCCTAGAGGAGAATGAGGAAGAGGAGCGAAGGGAAGAAGAGCTGATGAAGGCTTTAGAGATCAGCGATGAACTTCACGACATAGAGACAAAGCTGTCTGTGGACCAAGTCTGTGTCCCAAGTGATGTCTC CGATTTTGACTGGAGCTCCATCGACATATCCCAGTTACCATCCTCGTACAAGACAAACTCCCCAAGGGAAAAGAAGCTGCTGCGCATTGCTGACCATTACCTCCAGCAGTACATTCACCTCTGCCCTGACCGAAAGCCACTCTTTCTGTACCCGGTCAATGAGTGTGGTGTGAAG AAGTTTGTGAGCACAACAGTGAGGCCAACCCTGCTGCCTTATACAGAGCTGTACCACTGGGATGGCTGTGCCAGCTTTGTCTGTGATTATCTCACCATGGAACCCCTCAAGTCTCCTCTCACGCCG CCCAGTTCGCTCTATTCACCAACCACCATCCTGAAGTACCAGCGAGGAAACTGCTTTGACTTcagtgtgctgctgtgctccatGCTGATTGGGGCTGGGTACGATGCCTACTGTGTGAATGGATATGCCACTCAAGACATATGCAGCCTGGACGAGACTCTGGAGGTGTGCCCACTGCTCAGGAAGCCACCGGAG GTCCCAAAGGAAATAACGAAGAAGCCCAACAAGTATAGAGTTAAGTCCTCCCCAGACCTTCAGAGCAAATTTGAGCTTCAGCAGGAGgccaagaagaaagcagaaactgaAGCCACCCATAAGAacaaggaaagaggagaagagaaggtcaTG GAAGTGGAAAAGCCCACCCGTGACCCTTTGTGTGGCTTACGGGTGCATGCATGGGTTTTGGTTCTGTCTGGGAAGAGAGAGGTTCCTGAGCCCTTCTTCATCAACCCCTTCACGGGGAACAGCCACAGCACCATGGATGAGCACTTCCTTGGAATTGAGAGTGTCTGGAACCACAAGAATTACTGGGTGAACATGCAGGACTGCCGGAACGGCTGCAAG GATCTCATCTTTGACTTGGGTGACACTGTCCGCTGGGAAATTATGCTTTCAGAGACTGACAAGCCTCTTCAGATGCTCCTGGATGCTGAGGAGGAAAATGAGCTATTTGACAGGAACATGGATGACATA gaggacgaggaggaggaggagaaagacaCGAGTTTTGCCATGCCACCTACATGGGTAGCCCCTATTCAGATTTCTCCCAGAG AGTTTGAGACCCGTTGTTCCCAGGGGAAGAAGGTGATTATgtacaagaaagcaaaactggagAAATGGGCACCGTACCTCAACAAAAATGGACTGGTGAAACGCCTCACTGTCTACGCAGACTTACGCT GTACTGAAGTAGTGGAGGTGAAGGAGTGGTTCAAAAACCGAGAAGACATGCTGGATATGAgagaatttaataaaaaaacacagctgacCACAGAGTACTTCAGCCCAGGACACCTCCTCGGTCTTAAAG TCCACATCTATAAGTCAATGGAGCCAGAAACTGAACGTGTGATGGAATTTTACAATGAGTCACGAGTCGATGGCCTCCAGAAACGTGCTGAAAATGCCACTGAGATAAAAGAGTACTTTGTGGGACGGGATGACTTCAAATACTTCCAGCACACAGAGTTTggcaaaagaggaaagaaaataagtgtgGCTGGTACCAGAACTGATATTAACTCCCGGCCTATAGTG CAAATGAAGGAATGTTTCCACAGAAACCTAGAAAAGCCTGCTGATGAAGATGTAGCAGAACGTGTCTTTCTGATCACGGAGGAGATGATCCAGCTGACATACCACCTCAAGGATAAATACATTACTGCCTCAAAGAAGGAGTTCTTCAAACCGACAGAGAATTATAGGAAGCAAAGTGAAATCATGACCCCAGAAATGTGCATCACGTACCAG GCAGGGTCCTCTGTGAAAGACAACAAATTGCTACACCTGTACAAATTGTTACAAGAACTaacagaggaagagaagcagctgaagcaaCAAGTTCGGCAATCTGAAGCAGAG GTgctaaatattctgaaaatccGTGAGAATGAAGAAGCAGACATTAAATTGACAGTTTCAATTTATGATACAGAGAGGAATGAAAAGAGGAGACAACAATATGAAGCCATG AAGAATGCAATGGAGGATGAATTCCCAGTACATGAGAAACAGGATCTGGACTACCTGGCACCTTTTCTTATTCAAATTGGCTATCCTGAGAAAATGACCAAGGGGCAGGCTCTGCGCCTCAGAGATGACTGCCTGACTGACTTTAAGAATCGTCTCATTGCTAAGGCCAACATCATCCAAGCTCGCTTTGAAAAG GAGGTAGAAGAGCTGAAGAAGAAGAACCAGCAGTTTCAGGAAAATCAGAGTCAgctcagcagggaggaggaggctgcctTCCTCGCTGATTACTCTGAAACCATGTTCCGTATCCACATTCTAGCGTTAAGGCTCAACAG GGAAAAGCAGACAGCACCACAGAAATACCTTGCTCTTGAAGAGAAACTGCGCAAGGACCCTCGCCTAGCTGTGTACCTCAGTTATGAttga